A DNA window from Linepithema humile isolate Giens D197 chromosome 6, Lhum_UNIL_v1.0, whole genome shotgun sequence contains the following coding sequences:
- the 140up gene encoding RPII140-upstream gene protein gives MRRLVILTRSPMLMSIFPFTNKGNAFDKPANAVKPLVNPLDDEMGWDRVKKIFCLNEEGMFTKELQSIINVTLSGVVLGAFLGGTNATKNTVDNFITNNEATRFLNQFDAKRHLQQAVSVNFIRKGAKFGGKLGLFCCMFSTLTTCTSAYRGKVATENYIFGGAVTGFLYKMNLGFRAALVGTGLGSMLGAVCGSLSILVLTLSGVTMDEVMTAQQEWINSRDKVIFERIKESMNSELPQLKEMYEENLEARNNSRFKQEKDTENCNT, from the exons ATGAGACGTTTGGTTATACTAACTAGAAGCCCAATGCTAATGTCCATATTTCCATTTACCAATAAGGGTAATGCTTTTGATAAACCTGCAAATGCGGTAAAACCATTAGTAAACCCATTGGATGATGAAATGGGTTGGGACAgagtaaaaaagatattttgtctgaa TGAAGAGGGTATGTTCACAAAGGAATTGCAGTCCATcataaatgtaacattatcaGGTGTTGTACTTGGCGCATTTTTGGGTGGTACTAATGCAACCAAAAATACAGTAGATAATTTCATTACGAATAATGAAGCGACAAGATTTCTAAACCAATTTGACGCAAAACGGCATCTTCAACAAGCAGTTTCTGTGAATTTCATAAGGAAGGGTGCGAAATTCGGAGGAAAACTTGGACTTTTTTGCTGTATGTTTAG CACACTAACAACATGCACATCAGCATATCGCGGCAAGGTAGcaacagaaaattatatatttggaGGTGCTGTAACgggatttttatataaaatgaatttaGGGTTTCGAGCAGCATTAGTTGGTACTGGACTTGGCAGTATGTTAGGTGCAGTGTGTGGTAGCTTATCAATTCTTGTTCTTACATTATCGGGAGTAACTATGGATGAAGTAATGACGGCACAACAAGAGTGGATAAATTCAAGAGACAA GGTGATATTTgagagaataaaagaaagtatGAATTCTGAGTTACCACAACTAAAAGAAATGTACGAAGAAAATCTGGAAGCAAGGAACAATTCAAGGTTTAAGCAAGAAAAGGACACTGAAAATTGCAACACTTAA
- the twf gene encoding twinfilin isoform X3, with amino-acid sequence MSHQTGIKANDALKKLFAKCRDGKIRVLKISIENEELTPASSSKPINKWQDDYDKMIKPLIVENQPAYILYRLDTKSPDSGYDWLFISWSPDTAPVRQKMLYASTKATLKQEFGTASIKEELHGTVPEDITLEGYHKHKKNDVAPVPLTTAEEELAELKKTTATTDYSVETRHQTLSGVAFPVTDEAKQAITELGKGVHEYVQLKIELEEEKIHLVTACDISLDKLPTKVPSDAARYHLYNFKHTHEGDYTESIVFIYSMPGYRCSIKERMLYSSCKAPLLDLIQSLGVTIVKKID; translated from the exons ATGTCACACCAAACGGGAATAAAGG CAAACGATGcattgaagaaattatttgcgAAATGTCGTGATGGGAAAATACGAGtgctaaaaatttcaatagaaaATG AGGAACTGACTCCAGCATCTTCTTCCAAGCCAATAAACAAGTGGCAAGATGATTATGATAAAATGATCAAGCCGTTAATTGTGGAGAATCAACCGGCCTATATCCTCTACAGATTGGACACAAAGTCACCAGATTCCGGCTATGATTGGTTATTCATATCCTGGTCGCCCGATACAGCACCTGTAAGGCAAAAAATGCTTTATGCTTCCACAAAGGCTACATTAAAACAAGAATTTGGAACTGCTTCAATAAAAGAGGAATTGCATGGTACTGTGCCGGAGGACATCACACTAGAGGGTTATCACAAGCATAAGAAAAACGATGTGGCACCTGTACCATTGACAACAGCGGAGGAAGAATTGGCTGAGCTCAAGAAGACTACTGCAACTACGGACTACAGTGTGGAGACAAGACATCAAACACTAAGCGGTGTGGCGTTTCCGGTCACGGATGAAGCCAAGCAGGCCATCACAGAACTGGGTAAAGGGGTTCATGAATATGttcaattgaaaattgaattagaGGAAGAGAAGATACATTTAGTAACTGCTTGTGATATTTCATTGGATAAATTACCCACTAAAGTCCCATCTGATGCTGCTAGATACCATCTTTATAACTTCAAACATACTCATGAAGGAGATTATACAGAAAGCATAG tTTTCATATATAGCATGCCAGGATATAGATGCAGTATTAAGGAAAGAATGTTATATTCCTCATGCAAAGCGCCTCTACTTGATCTTATCCAATCTCTAGGAGTAACCATAGTAAAAAAG ATAGACTAG
- the twf gene encoding twinfilin isoform X2, with the protein MSHQTGIKANDALKKLFAKCRDGKIRVLKISIENEELTPASSSKPINKWQDDYDKMIKPLIVENQPAYILYRLDTKSPDSGYDWLFISWSPDTAPVRQKMLYASTKATLKQEFGTASIKEELHGTVPEDITLEGYHKHKKNDVAPVPLTTAEEELAELKKTTATTDYSVETRHQTLSGVAFPVTDEAKQAITELGKGVHEYVQLKIELEEEKIHLVTACDISLDKLPTKVPSDAARYHLYNFKHTHEGDYTESIVFIYSMPGYRCSIKERMLYSSCKAPLLDLIQSLGVTIVKKLEVNSGEELADMLEDPPTIKDSAAITPATPSTPCAPIQSIPEKKSKQKRSCVLS; encoded by the exons ATGTCACACCAAACGGGAATAAAGG CAAACGATGcattgaagaaattatttgcgAAATGTCGTGATGGGAAAATACGAGtgctaaaaatttcaatagaaaATG AGGAACTGACTCCAGCATCTTCTTCCAAGCCAATAAACAAGTGGCAAGATGATTATGATAAAATGATCAAGCCGTTAATTGTGGAGAATCAACCGGCCTATATCCTCTACAGATTGGACACAAAGTCACCAGATTCCGGCTATGATTGGTTATTCATATCCTGGTCGCCCGATACAGCACCTGTAAGGCAAAAAATGCTTTATGCTTCCACAAAGGCTACATTAAAACAAGAATTTGGAACTGCTTCAATAAAAGAGGAATTGCATGGTACTGTGCCGGAGGACATCACACTAGAGGGTTATCACAAGCATAAGAAAAACGATGTGGCACCTGTACCATTGACAACAGCGGAGGAAGAATTGGCTGAGCTCAAGAAGACTACTGCAACTACGGACTACAGTGTGGAGACAAGACATCAAACACTAAGCGGTGTGGCGTTTCCGGTCACGGATGAAGCCAAGCAGGCCATCACAGAACTGGGTAAAGGGGTTCATGAATATGttcaattgaaaattgaattagaGGAAGAGAAGATACATTTAGTAACTGCTTGTGATATTTCATTGGATAAATTACCCACTAAAGTCCCATCTGATGCTGCTAGATACCATCTTTATAACTTCAAACATACTCATGAAGGAGATTATACAGAAAGCATAG tTTTCATATATAGCATGCCAGGATATAGATGCAGTATTAAGGAAAGAATGTTATATTCCTCATGCAAAGCGCCTCTACTTGATCTTATCCAATCTCTAGGAGTAACCATAGTAAAAAAG TTGGAAGTAAATAGTGGGGAGGAATTGGCGGATATGTTGGAAGATCCTCCAACCATAAAAGACTCAGCTGCAATAACTCCTGCAACTCCGTCAACACCTTGTGCCCCTATTCAATCCATACCAGAGAAAAAATCAAAGCAGAAACGGTCTTGTGTTTTGAGCTAA
- the twf gene encoding twinfilin isoform X4: MIKPLIVENQPAYILYRLDTKSPDSGYDWLFISWSPDTAPVRQKMLYASTKATLKQEFGTASIKEELHGTVPEDITLEGYHKHKKNDVAPVPLTTAEEELAELKKTTATTDYSVETRHQTLSGVAFPVTDEAKQAITELGKGVHEYVQLKIELEEEKIHLVTACDISLDKLPTKVPSDAARYHLYNFKHTHEGDYTESIVFIYSMPGYRCSIKERMLYSSCKAPLLDLIQSLGVTIVKKLEIAAGGELTEDFFQEELHPKISLHQPKFAKPKGPPNRGAKRITKVQDLASSGQEN; this comes from the exons ATGATCAAGCCGTTAATTGTGGAGAATCAACCGGCCTATATCCTCTACAGATTGGACACAAAGTCACCAGATTCCGGCTATGATTGGTTATTCATATCCTGGTCGCCCGATACAGCACCTGTAAGGCAAAAAATGCTTTATGCTTCCACAAAGGCTACATTAAAACAAGAATTTGGAACTGCTTCAATAAAAGAGGAATTGCATGGTACTGTGCCGGAGGACATCACACTAGAGGGTTATCACAAGCATAAGAAAAACGATGTGGCACCTGTACCATTGACAACAGCGGAGGAAGAATTGGCTGAGCTCAAGAAGACTACTGCAACTACGGACTACAGTGTGGAGACAAGACATCAAACACTAAGCGGTGTGGCGTTTCCGGTCACGGATGAAGCCAAGCAGGCCATCACAGAACTGGGTAAAGGGGTTCATGAATATGttcaattgaaaattgaattagaGGAAGAGAAGATACATTTAGTAACTGCTTGTGATATTTCATTGGATAAATTACCCACTAAAGTCCCATCTGATGCTGCTAGATACCATCTTTATAACTTCAAACATACTCATGAAGGAGATTATACAGAAAGCATAG tTTTCATATATAGCATGCCAGGATATAGATGCAGTATTAAGGAAAGAATGTTATATTCCTCATGCAAAGCGCCTCTACTTGATCTTATCCAATCTCTAGGAGTAACCATAGTAAAAAAG CTTGAAATAGCTGCCGGAGGGGAACTTACTGAAGACTTTTTCCAAGAAGAGTTGCATCCAAAGATCAGTTTGCATCAGCCAAAATTCGCTAAACCCAAGGGTCCACCGAACAGAGGTGCTAAACGTATAACTAAGGTTCAAGATTTAGCGTCCTCGGgacaagaaaattaa
- the twf gene encoding twinfilin isoform X1 — translation MSHQTGIKANDALKKLFAKCRDGKIRVLKISIENEELTPASSSKPINKWQDDYDKMIKPLIVENQPAYILYRLDTKSPDSGYDWLFISWSPDTAPVRQKMLYASTKATLKQEFGTASIKEELHGTVPEDITLEGYHKHKKNDVAPVPLTTAEEELAELKKTTATTDYSVETRHQTLSGVAFPVTDEAKQAITELGKGVHEYVQLKIELEEEKIHLVTACDISLDKLPTKVPSDAARYHLYNFKHTHEGDYTESIVFIYSMPGYRCSIKERMLYSSCKAPLLDLIQSLGVTIVKKLEIAAGGELTEDFFQEELHPKISLHQPKFAKPKGPPNRGAKRITKVQDLASSGQEN, via the exons ATGTCACACCAAACGGGAATAAAGG CAAACGATGcattgaagaaattatttgcgAAATGTCGTGATGGGAAAATACGAGtgctaaaaatttcaatagaaaATG AGGAACTGACTCCAGCATCTTCTTCCAAGCCAATAAACAAGTGGCAAGATGATTATGATAAAATGATCAAGCCGTTAATTGTGGAGAATCAACCGGCCTATATCCTCTACAGATTGGACACAAAGTCACCAGATTCCGGCTATGATTGGTTATTCATATCCTGGTCGCCCGATACAGCACCTGTAAGGCAAAAAATGCTTTATGCTTCCACAAAGGCTACATTAAAACAAGAATTTGGAACTGCTTCAATAAAAGAGGAATTGCATGGTACTGTGCCGGAGGACATCACACTAGAGGGTTATCACAAGCATAAGAAAAACGATGTGGCACCTGTACCATTGACAACAGCGGAGGAAGAATTGGCTGAGCTCAAGAAGACTACTGCAACTACGGACTACAGTGTGGAGACAAGACATCAAACACTAAGCGGTGTGGCGTTTCCGGTCACGGATGAAGCCAAGCAGGCCATCACAGAACTGGGTAAAGGGGTTCATGAATATGttcaattgaaaattgaattagaGGAAGAGAAGATACATTTAGTAACTGCTTGTGATATTTCATTGGATAAATTACCCACTAAAGTCCCATCTGATGCTGCTAGATACCATCTTTATAACTTCAAACATACTCATGAAGGAGATTATACAGAAAGCATAG tTTTCATATATAGCATGCCAGGATATAGATGCAGTATTAAGGAAAGAATGTTATATTCCTCATGCAAAGCGCCTCTACTTGATCTTATCCAATCTCTAGGAGTAACCATAGTAAAAAAG CTTGAAATAGCTGCCGGAGGGGAACTTACTGAAGACTTTTTCCAAGAAGAGTTGCATCCAAAGATCAGTTTGCATCAGCCAAAATTCGCTAAACCCAAGGGTCCACCGAACAGAGGTGCTAAACGTATAACTAAGGTTCAAGATTTAGCGTCCTCGGgacaagaaaattaa
- the LOC105671402 gene encoding uncharacterized protein, giving the protein MINNQHCVILNTGETNSYHQPVSAKPSVVSVSSIDSDVSDRRDVREELYAGIFRRHRKTILVLGSFLKMLRKYLDRLHALSRIYALIALRTEAHQKFW; this is encoded by the exons ATGATAAACAACCAGCATTGTGTGATTCTCAATACCGGCGAGACTAACAGTTATCATCAACCAGTCTCGGCCAAGCCCTCCGTCGTCTCTGTATCGAGCATCGACTCCGATGTCAGCGACAGGAGGGACGTACGCGAGGAATTGTACGCCGGGATCTTTAGGAGGCACAGAAAAACGATATTGGTACTAGGCAGTTTTCTCAAGATGCTAAGA aaatatttgGACAGATTGCATGCTCTGAGCCGAATATATGCCTTAATTGCTTTAAGAACCGAGGCACACCAAAAATTTTGGTAA
- the Arl8 gene encoding ADP-ribosylation factor-like protein 8B-A, whose product MLALINRILDWFKSLFWKEEMELTLVGLQYSGKTTFVNVIASGQFSEDMIPTVGFNMRKITKGNVTIKVWDIGGQPRFRSMWERYCRGVNAIVYMVDAADSEKIEASRNELHNLLDKPQLSGIPVLVLGNKRDLPHALDENGLIERMNLSAIQDREICCYSISCKEKDNIDITLQWLIAHSKGGVR is encoded by the exons ATGCTGGCCCTTATTAATCGGATCTTGGACTGGTTCAAGTCTCTCTTCTGGAAGGAAGAGATGGAACTCACTCTCGTCGGTCTGCAGTACAGTGGAAAGACTACGTTTGTGAATGTCATAGCG TCAGGGCAATTTAGCGAGGATATGATACCGACTGTAGGCTTTAACATGCGTAAAATAACCAAAGGCAATGTCACTATAAAAGTATGGGACATCGGCGGTCAACCAAGGTTTAGATCCATGTGGGAAAGATATTGTAGAGGAGTAAATGCCATAGTTTACATGGTAGATGCGGCTGATTCGGAGAAAATTGAGGCGAGCCGCAACGAATTGCACAACTTGTTGGATAAGCCACAATTGTCTGGCATACCAGTGTTGGTTCTGGGCAATAAAAGGGATTTACCTCACGCTCTGGATGAGAATGGACTCATAGAAAGAAT GAATCTGTCTGCGATTCAGGACCGTGAGATTTGCTGCTACAGTATTTCGTGTAAAGAAAAAGACAATATCGACATCACGTTACAGTGGCTCATAGCGCATTCGAAAGGTGGGGTTCGCTAA